The proteins below come from a single Leptospirillum ferriphilum genomic window:
- a CDS encoding glutaredoxin family protein yields MSETKESVQVKAYLKPTCGWSNGVRAVLRKYSLPYEDIDILSNPVAYMEMVKKSHQRLSPCVEINGVMLADVSGEEVESYLLQEGLVERVESSDNTPTNQGCPSH; encoded by the coding sequence ATGTCTGAAACAAAAGAATCCGTCCAGGTCAAAGCCTATCTCAAGCCCACATGCGGCTGGTCAAACGGTGTCCGGGCGGTCCTGAGAAAATACAGTCTTCCCTACGAAGACATCGATATTCTGTCAAACCCTGTCGCCTACATGGAAATGGTAAAGAAATCCCATCAACGCCTCTCTCCGTGCGTGGAAATCAACGGCGTCATGCTTGCAGACGTCAGCGGGGAAGAAGTCGAATCCTACCTGTTGCAGGAGGGTCTGGTCGAGAGGGTGGAATCATCGGACAACACCCCCACCAACCAGGGATGTCCTTCGCATTGA
- a CDS encoding complex I NDUFA9 subunit family protein, producing the protein MKIAMTGGTGFIGQAFLSAWSRQAPPAEVRIVSRHPPRAPLPSFARWHPGNVTDRGSLDPVFDGVDTVLHLTGILAETKSQSYEAIHVDGTRNVLDASKAGRVSRIVYLSAIGASRMARSRYHRTKAEAEDLLKNSGMDVTIFRPSVVFGKDDKFLNLFAGMGKTLHVLPLIGDGKSRVHPVWVNDLVESVLESMRKPETAGRTYQIGGGRIYTYRELMETLKRSLHFRAIVLPQPEALLRVMAGMQEALLPVPFLTRDMVTMALEDNVADPNDLVVSFGKSPHPVEAYLEAEFSTKK; encoded by the coding sequence ATGAAGATTGCGATGACGGGTGGTACTGGATTCATCGGACAAGCGTTTTTGTCTGCCTGGTCCCGCCAGGCTCCTCCCGCGGAAGTGCGCATCGTGTCGCGCCATCCCCCCCGCGCCCCCCTTCCTTCCTTTGCCCGGTGGCATCCGGGAAATGTCACGGATCGCGGCTCCCTGGACCCCGTCTTCGACGGTGTCGACACGGTCCTTCATCTGACCGGGATTCTCGCGGAAACAAAATCGCAGAGTTATGAAGCCATCCACGTCGACGGGACCCGGAACGTTCTCGACGCGTCGAAAGCGGGACGGGTGTCCCGCATCGTCTATCTTTCGGCCATTGGTGCGTCGCGCATGGCACGGTCGCGGTACCACCGGACAAAAGCCGAAGCCGAAGACCTTCTGAAGAATTCCGGCATGGATGTCACGATTTTTCGTCCCAGCGTTGTGTTCGGAAAGGATGACAAGTTTCTGAACCTGTTTGCCGGAATGGGCAAGACCCTTCATGTGCTCCCCCTGATCGGGGATGGAAAAAGCCGGGTCCATCCCGTCTGGGTGAACGATCTTGTCGAGTCGGTCCTCGAGAGTATGAGGAAGCCGGAAACGGCCGGACGCACCTATCAGATCGGCGGGGGGAGGATCTATACCTATCGGGAGCTGATGGAGACCCTGAAGCGTTCACTGCACTTTCGGGCGATCGTGCTTCCCCAGCCGGAAGCCCTTCTGCGTGTCATGGCGGGGATGCAGGAAGCCCTTCTTCCGGTTCCATTCCTGACAAGGGACATGGTGACGATGGCGCTCGAAGACAACGTGGCGGATCCCAACGATTTGGTCGTGTCCTTCGGGAAAAGCCCTCATCCGGTGGAAGCGTATCTCGAAGCGGAATTTTCCACGAAAAAATAG
- a CDS encoding CbbQ/NirQ/NorQ C-terminal domain-containing protein produces MDKWFAVVGVFGYIGLLIGYILAVTYLSPEKRRMFHGVFASMSVFILGGMILQSVGAITDVHFVESVLSAMGITAVLMLGLYVYLRQKKRPPEKSFQPSTPRPSLSIRSERAPSLPAENPDEEEGQPFLDSSSLENIFRKGFSVLLYGPTGSGKTYGVIFEHLGKLVKRGERDGIVLIPCSDGMEDYDLLSKPMPIGPRDKVRILQELEKEFPDLDQSALSRILGDWTRVEGPLREVFRRAQKGERLGVVFDELNRASRSARNLILKAMDPVLGHYELHDFTSGEVLRVPLEKIQFCATCNLGASYSQTHDLDESLLDRFQSVLFVDYNTGLEERILEEEGLPPATVSQLMSVAGALRDAYRMGHLNAPLSTRHLKNWGRAVSGGGDPRETARMLWVDRLIAHDRHGYPDEEQVAGILEILAATFAETDGVRGDVRKTSQEETSRTSQGG; encoded by the coding sequence GTGGACAAGTGGTTTGCCGTCGTCGGTGTTTTCGGCTACATCGGGCTTCTGATCGGGTATATTCTGGCCGTCACCTACCTTTCTCCCGAAAAGAGACGGATGTTTCACGGGGTTTTCGCCTCCATGTCCGTTTTCATTCTGGGGGGAATGATCCTCCAGTCCGTCGGAGCGATCACCGACGTTCATTTCGTGGAAAGCGTCCTCAGCGCGATGGGCATCACGGCCGTCCTGATGCTGGGGCTCTATGTCTATCTCCGTCAAAAAAAGAGGCCGCCGGAAAAATCCTTCCAGCCCTCCACCCCCCGCCCCTCTCTGTCCATCCGCTCCGAAAGAGCTCCGTCCCTTCCGGCGGAAAACCCCGATGAGGAAGAGGGACAGCCATTTCTGGATTCGTCCTCGCTCGAAAATATTTTCCGGAAAGGTTTCTCGGTTCTTTTGTACGGTCCCACCGGTTCGGGAAAAACCTACGGGGTGATCTTTGAACACCTGGGAAAACTCGTCAAACGGGGCGAAAGAGACGGCATCGTCCTGATCCCCTGTTCGGACGGGATGGAGGATTATGACCTTCTCTCCAAGCCAATGCCGATCGGCCCGCGGGACAAGGTCCGGATCCTTCAGGAACTCGAAAAGGAGTTCCCGGACCTGGATCAGTCGGCACTGTCGAGGATTCTGGGTGACTGGACCCGCGTGGAGGGTCCTCTCCGGGAGGTGTTTCGCCGGGCCCAGAAAGGGGAACGGTTGGGGGTCGTCTTCGACGAACTGAACAGGGCGTCCCGCTCGGCCCGCAATCTCATCCTGAAAGCCATGGATCCGGTTCTGGGCCACTATGAATTGCACGATTTCACCAGCGGAGAGGTTCTGAGAGTTCCCCTGGAAAAAATCCAGTTTTGCGCCACCTGCAACCTGGGAGCGTCCTACAGCCAGACCCACGACCTGGACGAATCCCTGCTGGATCGTTTCCAGTCCGTCCTATTCGTGGACTACAACACCGGGCTGGAGGAACGGATTCTCGAGGAAGAGGGTCTTCCTCCCGCGACAGTGTCCCAGTTGATGTCCGTTGCCGGAGCTCTCAGGGATGCCTACCGGATGGGCCATCTGAACGCCCCCCTTTCCACCCGTCATCTCAAGAACTGGGGACGCGCAGTCTCCGGCGGGGGAGATCCCCGGGAAACCGCCCGCATGCTCTGGGTGGACCGTCTGATTGCCCACGACAGGCACGGCTATCCCGACGAGGAACAGGTGGCGGGTATCCTGGAAATTCTGGCCGCAACGTTTGCGGAGACTGACGGCGTCCGGGGCGATGTCCGGAAAACGTCCCAGGAGGAGACGTCCCGGACATCGCAAGGGGGATAG
- a CDS encoding cysteine desulfurase family protein, with protein MNEAFRASLDCDNQMPLRPGVLEALTRSLEEGGNPMSRSGRGLRARQRLEDARDMLSEILGAHRSEVWFVSCGSEANTWALERTVMRGGLPPRAIFVSPLEHVSVLSAANARSRREGMPVLSLPLTASGKVQVDALKTLFPEPPFLVSVQWANPEVGLIQPIEEIGRVVQEKGGTFHVDFIAAESFVPVRFRDLPVDLLTVSSARWGGPPGIAALLLKRGGRILPLIEGGGQEDGRRGGTQPDFLAAGWEKALRHWKENREEEMARLTGLTRDLSRWVARELKDVRIAGERGERIPGVVNVLVHGIDGQAALSLLDAKGVEVGTGSSCSRDSLKVSHVLSALGYPAVESQGSVVLSMGWSTTDREILLFREVFGGVLDRLRSLAPALKSS; from the coding sequence ATGAATGAGGCTTTCAGGGCGTCTCTGGATTGCGACAACCAGATGCCGCTTCGCCCCGGGGTGCTGGAAGCCCTGACCCGGAGCCTGGAGGAGGGCGGCAATCCGATGAGCCGCTCCGGAAGGGGACTCCGCGCCAGACAACGTCTTGAAGACGCCAGGGACATGCTTTCGGAGATCCTGGGGGCGCATCGATCGGAAGTCTGGTTCGTTTCCTGCGGTTCGGAAGCCAATACCTGGGCGCTCGAACGCACGGTCATGCGGGGTGGTCTTCCTCCCCGCGCGATTTTTGTCTCGCCACTCGAGCATGTTTCCGTTCTTTCCGCGGCGAATGCCAGAAGCCGCCGGGAGGGCATGCCCGTCCTCTCCCTTCCTCTGACCGCTTCGGGAAAAGTCCAGGTGGACGCTCTCAAGACACTTTTTCCGGAGCCGCCCTTCCTCGTATCGGTGCAATGGGCGAATCCGGAAGTCGGCCTGATTCAGCCGATCGAGGAGATTGGCAGGGTGGTACAGGAAAAGGGGGGGACGTTCCATGTGGATTTCATCGCGGCGGAGTCGTTTGTTCCTGTCCGGTTCCGGGATTTGCCCGTCGATCTCCTGACCGTCTCGTCCGCCCGATGGGGAGGACCTCCCGGAATCGCGGCTCTTTTACTCAAGCGGGGGGGACGCATCCTGCCCCTGATTGAGGGAGGAGGGCAGGAAGATGGCCGCCGGGGCGGAACCCAGCCGGATTTTCTGGCAGCCGGATGGGAAAAAGCGCTTCGGCACTGGAAAGAGAACCGGGAGGAGGAAATGGCGCGGTTGACAGGTTTGACCCGGGACCTTTCACGCTGGGTGGCGAGAGAACTGAAGGATGTCCGCATTGCGGGGGAGAGAGGGGAACGGATTCCGGGAGTCGTGAATGTGCTTGTCCACGGCATCGATGGCCAGGCGGCCCTGTCGCTTCTGGACGCAAAAGGTGTGGAGGTCGGGACGGGGTCGTCCTGTTCCCGGGATTCCCTAAAAGTGTCCCACGTTCTGTCGGCGCTTGGCTACCCCGCGGTCGAAAGTCAGGGATCGGTGGTTCTTTCCATGGGGTGGTCGACGACCGATCGGGAGATTCTCCTGTTCAGGGAAGTGTTCGGCGGGGTCCTCGACCGATTGAGAAGTCTTGCTCCGGCCTTGAAAAGCAGTTAA
- a CDS encoding heterodisulfide reductase-related iron-sulfur binding cluster: MPEENLSDPLDKKWLRVADICNGCRRCFHLCPSFDTLFALLDRPDVDGDPHRLEPDALARTEDGCNYCKLCYNHCPYCPPHAYQLDFPDLMIRSRVRRKKISGFSWPDRLLARTDWTGKMGTRFAGTVNAAIRNPLLRHVGRLAAGIDERAPILPFAHETFLERLGKKYRFPKQAPEGSPYKVALFVTCLGNYQKPDIPESVLRILEHHQIPVVVPGALCCGMPFLDAGDLEGFRLQAARVRDLYLPLVREGYQVVVPVPTCQLTLRKEFLQYGTEGGEPEDFRELSEKSWDFFQFLEKLRAEGRFRTDFKSSPGPLSYHVACHLRDQNIGTPVREILGQIPGTTIHAVEQCSGHGGTWGMKSSHYPLSRKKAEKTASVLQENGPGTWVSDCPLAGKALEAASGNTVDHPAVLLRKAYGL; this comes from the coding sequence GTGCCGGAGGAGAATCTGTCCGATCCGCTCGACAAGAAATGGCTCCGTGTCGCCGACATCTGCAACGGTTGTCGCCGCTGTTTTCATCTGTGTCCGTCCTTCGATACCCTTTTTGCGCTTCTGGATCGCCCGGATGTCGACGGGGACCCCCATCGTCTCGAACCCGATGCCCTTGCCCGGACCGAAGACGGATGCAATTATTGCAAGCTCTGCTATAACCACTGCCCGTACTGTCCGCCCCATGCCTACCAGCTCGATTTCCCCGACCTGATGATCCGTTCGCGCGTCCGTCGCAAGAAAATTTCCGGATTCTCCTGGCCGGATCGTCTCCTTGCCCGGACCGACTGGACGGGAAAGATGGGTACGCGTTTTGCCGGGACGGTGAATGCGGCGATCCGGAACCCCCTTCTGAGGCACGTCGGACGTCTGGCGGCTGGAATCGATGAACGGGCTCCGATCCTGCCTTTTGCTCACGAAACGTTTCTGGAAAGGCTCGGCAAAAAATACCGGTTTCCGAAACAAGCTCCGGAAGGCTCTCCTTACAAGGTCGCCCTCTTTGTGACCTGTCTCGGAAACTACCAGAAGCCGGACATTCCCGAATCCGTCCTTCGCATTCTCGAACACCATCAGATTCCCGTTGTGGTTCCCGGCGCCCTGTGTTGCGGAATGCCCTTCCTCGATGCCGGAGATCTGGAGGGATTCCGGCTGCAGGCCGCGAGAGTGAGGGATCTTTATCTCCCTCTGGTCCGTGAGGGATACCAGGTGGTGGTTCCTGTCCCGACATGCCAATTGACGCTGAGAAAAGAGTTTCTGCAATATGGAACGGAAGGGGGGGAGCCGGAGGATTTTCGGGAGCTGTCGGAAAAATCCTGGGACTTCTTCCAGTTTTTGGAGAAACTTCGCGCGGAAGGCCGGTTCCGGACAGATTTCAAGTCTTCCCCGGGCCCGCTTTCCTATCATGTCGCCTGTCATCTGCGCGACCAGAACATCGGGACGCCGGTCCGGGAGATCCTGGGACAGATCCCGGGGACAACGATCCATGCTGTGGAACAATGCTCCGGACATGGCGGGACCTGGGGGATGAAATCCTCCCATTACCCTCTGTCCCGAAAGAAAGCGGAAAAAACCGCATCGGTTCTTCAGGAGAACGGTCCGGGAACGTGGGTCTCCGACTGCCCTCTGGCGGGAAAAGCCCTGGAAGCGGCATCGGGGAACACTGTCGATCATCCGGCTGTTCTTCTTCGAAAGGCCTATGGCCTTTAA
- a CDS encoding DUF3501 family protein: protein MREIRVTDLLDNTIYEQRRGDFRSRIIALKKDRGMNLGPILRLVFENRDTLLFQIQEMLFVERTTDPQKRAEEVEIYRPMLPTRSTLSATLMIEITEEGRIRETLDTLQGLDRGPYLHLAFGGERVTAQFEPDRSTDEKLSSVHYLTFPFTEKQRSQFLGLSEGERVMLLSDHPRYSAMTILSPGAIRSLQGDLSDE from the coding sequence ATGAGAGAAATCCGCGTTACCGATCTTTTGGATAACACGATATATGAACAGAGACGCGGAGATTTCCGGTCGCGTATCATTGCCCTCAAGAAGGACCGGGGGATGAACCTCGGTCCCATCTTGCGACTGGTCTTCGAAAATCGGGACACGCTCCTCTTCCAGATCCAGGAGATGCTTTTTGTGGAACGGACGACCGACCCGCAAAAGCGGGCGGAAGAGGTTGAGATCTATCGCCCGATGCTGCCGACCCGTTCGACCCTGTCCGCCACGCTGATGATCGAAATTACCGAGGAGGGGCGGATCCGGGAAACGCTCGATACGCTGCAGGGTCTTGACCGCGGTCCCTACCTTCATCTTGCGTTTGGGGGAGAGAGGGTGACAGCCCAGTTCGAACCGGATCGGTCCACGGATGAAAAACTGAGTTCTGTCCATTACCTGACGTTTCCCTTCACCGAAAAGCAGAGATCCCAGTTCCTCGGTCTTTCCGAAGGGGAACGGGTCATGCTGCTCTCCGATCATCCCCGCTATTCGGCGATGACCATTCTGTCTCCGGGTGCCATCCGGAGCCTCCAGGGCGATCTGTCTGATGAATGA
- a CDS encoding CbtB domain-containing protein, with protein MNMTTHKLVSDNPVKVGMDVRSSSWVRVFVAVLFALWVPATLYLLLFAPMPLVHDAIHPVRHAFSMIMCH; from the coding sequence ATGAACATGACCACTCACAAGCTCGTTTCAGACAATCCCGTCAAGGTCGGTATGGATGTGCGCTCATCCTCCTGGGTACGGGTTTTCGTTGCGGTTCTCTTTGCCCTCTGGGTTCCCGCGACGCTCTATTTGCTCCTTTTCGCCCCCATGCCGCTCGTTCATGATGCCATTCATCCTGTCCGGCATGCCTTCAGCATGATCATGTGTCATTAA